Proteins from one Triticum aestivum cultivar Chinese Spring chromosome 7A, IWGSC CS RefSeq v2.1, whole genome shotgun sequence genomic window:
- the LOC123154180 gene encoding mediator of RNA polymerase II transcription subunit 15a: MDANWRPTQGSDPAAAAAGVDPNALPAAGGDWRAQLQPEARSRIVNKIMETLKKHLPVSVPEGLNELQKIAVRFEEKIYTAATNQSDYLRKISLKMLSMETKTQQAPGNVQVIPNQNNSAHGLPPQGSNQAQTSVIPLMSQQQARQPNSSTSVQASSLANIGQNLPGVNQTSTMQNASVMPQNTMNNGLVQGTSQDIYAAQRQMAGRQQQQQSQQLIYHQQQMLMKQKLQQNSLMQPHIQQQQSLLQPTQTQSSQQSMMQMSSGLHPGQSTVPQTQPMAMQSATQSGIQQNQLNSVQQSVQSLLQQPQQSVGRQQQQAQPSMHQQPSLQSPQPNIPLQQQHQQLMGQQPNAQQNQLIGQQNGAMEMQQQQRLPVQSNNLLNVQQTQQMLNQTSMPLHQPQQLGSQSNMSSLQQQQQNQQPQQLLGTVPNVSNMQRMHMLQTKVQQQQHAQQPPMGLMQPQSQHNQLQQSQQHLMSQFQSQPNQLQQQLGMQQSSMQQRLQTSGGMLLQQNNMDQQKQFIQAHRGLQEVSSSTSADSTAQTGHAGAGDWQEEIYQMIKSLKDQYFAELSELFNKISVKLQHVDSIIPPQKPSEQYDRMKSFKIMLERILQMLQISKSTIQPAMRDKVPQYEKQIISILNSQRRKPVQPQIQQHFQPPAGQAPNSSISQQQQPSQTLQQHDSHTNPQASLSSMSTGLQSSSAAGIQHVPAPPTKNFSAPTQQNGANIQHQADSNLETAQGGNFNSLQHGSVSSALQQGSTVPMQGTMNTQLQTSSSMLSHNSMSTMQPNGNSMQANASSFLQLKQQQQDHQMMQSQQMKRQMFQQYQQKQQMLQQQLPVQQHLQKQQPVQMQIPQLHAGNDVNEVKVRQGTAMKPGMYQQHLGQRSNYYHQQLKQSGAFPISSPQNNLQASSPQISHHSPQVDQHNPLPSQVKTGTPLHSVNSPFVPSPSPSIAPSPITVDSDKPHSNISSLTNTGQAGHQQTSLVPQTQSIAVNTPGISASPLLAEFTSVDGSQANMPTQAPTKSSAVERPLVRLLKALRTTQRESLNAAVSDIRSVVSMIDRIAGSAPGNGSRAAVGEDLVAMTKCRLQARNFITNDGSGASKKMKRDTSAMPLNVSSAGSFNDSFKQTFSVDTPDLQSTATSQAKWQKIEVNHALLEEIQEINQQLIDTELHVCEDDAESFAGTCEGAEGTVIKCTFTAVAVSPSLKSIFASAQMSPIMPLRLLVPASYPKCSPVLLDKFPDEQRNSEDLSMKAKSKFSILLRGLAEPMSLREIARTWDACARKTIAEYAQKTGGGSFSSSYGCWESCVGA; encoded by the exons CTCATGGACTCCCACCACAAGGCAGCAATCAAGCACAAACATCAGTAATTCCTTTGATGTCTCAGCAACAGGCCCGGCAGCCAAATAGCTCTACATCTGTACAAGCTTCTTCCCTCGCTAATATCGGACAGAACTTGCCAGGTGTCAACCAAACATCAACGATGCAGAACGCGTCTGTCATGCCACAGAACACAATGAATAATGGCTTGGTGCAAGGTACTTCACAAGATATTTATGCTGCACAAAGGCAAATGGCAGGAAGGCAGCAACAGCAACAATCACAACAATTAATTTATCATCAGCAGCAAATGCTTATGAAGCAGAAATTGCAGCAGAATTCACTTATGCAACCGCATATTCAGCAGCAGCAGTCTTTGTTGCAGCCAACACAGACGCAATCTTCACAGCAATCCATGATGCAAATGTCATCTGGCCTTCACCCTGGGCAGTCTACCGTTCCACAGACGCAGCCAATGGCCATGCAGTCAGCTACTCAGAGTGGTATTCAACAGAATCAATTGAATTCCGTACAACAATCTGTGCAATCATTGCTCCAGCAACCTCAGCAATCTGTTGGGAGGCAGCAGCAACAAGCACAGCCCTCCATGCATCAACAGCCTTCTTTGCAGAGTCCGCAGCCCAATATTCCTTTACAACAGCAGCATCAACAGTTGATGGGACAGCAACCAAATGCACAACAAAATCAGCTAATTGGACAACAGAATGGTGCTATGGAGATGCAGCAGCAACAGAGGCTACCAGTTCAGTCAAATAATCTCTTGAATGTGCAGCAAACACAGCAGATGTTGAACCAGACGTCTATGCCTTTGCATCAGCCGCAACAATTGGGCTCTCAGTCAAACATGTCGAGTCTACAGCAGCAGCAACAAAATCAACAGCCGCAGCAGCTTCTTGGGACTGTACCTAATGTTTCAAACATGCAGCGGATGCATATGCTCCAAACAAAAGTTCAGCAACAACAGCATGCTCAGCAGCCACCAATGGGTTTGATGCAACCTCAGTCTCAACACAACCAACTTCAACAATCGCAACAGCATCTTATGTCGCAGTTCCAGTCTCAGCCTAACCAACTACAACAGCAATTAGGGATGCAGCAATCCTCCATGCAGCAAAGACTTCAAACTTCAGGAGGCATGCTCTTGCAACAAAATAACATGGATCAGCAAAAACAATTTATTCAGGCACATAGGGGCCTTCAAGAAGTTTCCTCTAGTA CATCTGCGGACTCTACTGCTCAAACAGGCCATGCAGGTGCAGGTGATTGGCAAGAGGAGATATATCAAATG ATTAAGAGCTTGAAGGACCAATACTTTGCAGAACTCAGTGAATTGTTCAATAAGATATCTGTGAAGCTACAGCATGTTGACAGCATTATACCACCTCAAAAGCCATCTGAGCAGTATGATAGAATGAAGAGCTTTAAAATAATGTTGGAACGTATATTACAAATGCTGCAAATTAGCAAGAGTACCATCCAACCTGCTATGAGGGACAAAGTTCCTCAATACGAGAAACAGATTATCAGTATCTTGAATTCACAAAGAAGGAAGCCAGTACAGCCACAAATACAGCAACACTTCCAGCCACCTGCAGGACAAGCTCCTAATTCTAGCATTTCACAGCAGCAACAGCCTTCCCAAACTTTGCAGCAGCATGATAGTCATACTAATCCTCAAGCAAGTTTGTCAAGCATGAGCACTGGGTTACAGTCCTCTAGTGCAGCTGGTATCCAGCATGTACCTGCGCCTCCAACAAAGAACTTCAGTGCCCCCACACAGCAAAATGGTGCAAACATACAGCATCAGGCTGACTCTAATTTGGAGACTGCTCAAGGAGGCAATTTCAATTCTTTGCAGCATGGTTCAGTGAGTAGTGCATTACAACAGGGAAGCACTGTGCCGATGCAGGGAACAATGAATACACAACTGCAGACAAGTAGTAGCATGTTATCTCACAACTCAATGAGTACGATGCAACCTAACGGTAACTCCATgcaagcaaatgcaagttcatttCTGCAGCTGAAGCAGCAACAGCAGGATCATCAAATGATGCAGAGTCAGCAAATGAAGCGTCAGATGTTTCAACAGTACCAGCAAAAGCAACAAATGCTTCAACAGCAGCTCCCAGTACAGCAACACTTGCAGAAACAGCAGCCAGTACAGATGCAGATTCCACAGCTTCATGCTGGAAATGACGTTAACGAGGTAAAGGTTAGACAAGGAACTGCAATGAAACCTGGTATGTATCAACAGCACTTGGGCCAACGCAGTAACTATTATCATCAGCAGTTGAAACAGAGTGGTGCTTTCCCAATTTCGTCACCACAAAACAACCTTCAAGCATCATCCCCACAAATTTCTCACCATTCTCCTCAGGTTGATCAGCACAATCCATTGCCATCTCAAGTCAAGACTGGGACACCCTTGCATTCAGTTAACTCACCATTTGTTCCATCACCATCCCCGTCTATCGCCCCTTCTCCTATAACAGTGGATTCAGACAAACCACACTCCAATATATCATCACTTACTAATACTGGGCAGGCTGGACATCAGCAAACATCCCTAGTGCCACAAACACAATCGATTGCTGTGAACACACCAGGGATATCAGCATCGCCCTTGCTAGCAGAATTTACAAGCGTGGATGGAAGTCAGGCTAACATGCCAACTCAAGCTCCAACCAAATCAAGTGCAGTAGAAAGGCCTCTGGTTCGCTTACTTAAAGCA TTGCGAACAACACAGCGCGAGTCTCTTAATGCTGCAGTTAGCGACATTCGATCTGTTGTCAGCATGATTGACAGGATTGCTGGGTCAGCACCTGGTAATGGCTCGAGAGCTGCTGTTGGTGAAGATTTAGTTGCTATGACAAAGTGCCGGTTACAAGCCAGGAATTTTATAACAAATGATGGAAGTGGTGCATCGAAGAAAATGAAGCGTGATACAAGTGCCATGCCTCTTAATGTGTCATCAGCTGGAAGTTTCAACGATAGCTTCAAGCAAACATTTAGTGTAGATACCCCTGATCTACAATCAACTGCAACCTCACAGGCCAAGTGGCAAAAAATTGAG GTAAATCATGCTCTCTTGGAGGAGATCCAGGAGATAAACCAACAGCTCATAGACACGGAGCTCCATGTATGCGAGGACGATGCCGAGTCATTCGCTGGTACATGTGAAGGAGCTGAAGGGACAGTCATCAAATGCACATTTACTGCTGTGGCTGTTAGTCCGAGCTTGAAGTCCATTTTTGCATCTGCACAGATG AGCCCAATTATGCCGTTGAGGTTGCTTGTTCCTGCTAGCTACCCTAAATGCTCCCCGGTGCTCCTCGACAAGTTTCCGGATGAACAAAG AAACTCGGAAGACCTGTCTATGAAAGCAAAGTCAAAGTTTAGCATATTACTGCGGGGTCTAGCTGAGCCCATGTCGCTGCGAGAAATCGCAAGGACATGGGATGCTTGTGCACGCAAAACCATTGCAGAGTATGCTCAGAAGACTGGCGGAGGAAGTTTCAGTTCGAGTTATGGTTGCTGGGAAAGTTGTGTAGGTGCTTGA